A region from the Wansuia hejianensis genome encodes:
- the pfkB gene encoding 1-phosphofructokinase, whose amino-acid sequence MIYTVTMNPSLDYVMVLKEARLGELNRSSREMHLSGGKGINVSIVLNNLGIRSTCLGFLAGYVGREIERELRQRGCHTDFIELESGCTRINVKVKEVCGRESELNGNGPEIDERGLKRLEEKVSALQDQDTLILSGNVPQGVAADVYGRLAAAAQGKRVTLVVDAEKSLLFPALPYRPFLIKPNLSELSGMLGKRLKTREELAEGSRELQEKGARNILVSLGRDGAFFLSENGEELWINAPKGTVINTVGSGDSMVAGFISSRECGKSLRECACYAVAAGSAGAFSELLPERGRTEQLYREISENQLA is encoded by the coding sequence ATGATCTATACGGTGACAATGAATCCTTCTCTGGATTATGTGATGGTGCTGAAGGAGGCGAGGCTGGGGGAATTAAACCGTTCTTCCAGGGAGATGCACCTCTCCGGCGGCAAGGGAATTAATGTATCCATTGTGCTGAATAATCTGGGGATACGGAGTACCTGCCTGGGGTTTCTGGCAGGGTATGTGGGCCGGGAAATTGAGCGGGAGCTGAGGCAGCGGGGGTGCCATACAGATTTTATTGAGCTGGAGAGCGGCTGCACACGGATTAATGTGAAGGTGAAAGAGGTGTGCGGGCGGGAATCTGAGCTGAACGGCAACGGGCCGGAGATTGATGAAAGGGGACTCAAGAGGCTGGAGGAGAAAGTTTCGGCGCTTCAGGACCAGGATACCTTGATTTTATCCGGAAACGTGCCCCAGGGAGTGGCGGCAGATGTCTATGGAAGGCTGGCGGCGGCGGCTCAGGGAAAGCGGGTAACGCTTGTGGTCGATGCTGAGAAATCTCTGCTGTTTCCGGCTCTGCCCTACAGGCCGTTTCTGATCAAGCCCAATCTGAGCGAGCTGTCGGGTATGCTGGGCAAGAGGTTGAAAACCCGGGAAGAGCTGGCGGAGGGGAGCAGGGAACTACAGGAAAAAGGGGCCAGGAACATCCTGGTTTCCCTGGGCAGGGACGGTGCTTTTTTCCTTAGCGAAAATGGAGAAGAGCTGTGGATCAATGCGCCGAAGGGGACGGTCATTAACACGGTAGGATCCGGAGATTCTATGGTCGCAGGCTTTATCAGCAGCCGGGAATGCGGAAAAAGTCTCAGGGAATGCGCCTGCTATGCGGTGGCGGCCGGAAGCGCGGGTGCGTTTTCAGAATTGCTGCCGGAACGCGGGAGAACAGAACAGCTCTATCGTGAAATCAGTGAGAACCAGTTAGCGTAG
- a CDS encoding PucR family transcriptional regulator, whose protein sequence is MKIHGDLLFYWIHKKYPAAFAHLSKNYQVTRPMFPDKMDKIRNHFIVMDKSYGIQSVAVCEGAIFLFLGFSEQELKGNPNEYIAIPEERQLTEVFNQVLEIFEMFQELENNLEDAVHTYFSYNAILHSCDTLIDAPVALLDTQFRYVGYSKRLAFECGFEDKYVGDNNYLPLEEINQLNAMPDFNGLQNIQEVFQYVCVENMIHKNIFHSGEYVGRLGIPWSKDPAVNRYHAQLLLVLAQYVEELYDMFGTFWRVKKSDTRFKKALMRLLDGESLDQDHLNRLLNSREFGLKDTYCLIQFTSGFTDNGKDTTAALAARLEGIWPGTCCLLYRSKFIALVNLTKYESTADNYFHQDLAYFLRESLLQAGVSRKFQDLFLMKTAYRQTEIALEEGPLTDTTYWYFKFDDYAYEHLLRRGYQNFMPDQICHRAIGVLMAYDEENHTQLNLTLKTFIRLQYNAAAASKELYIARSSFLKRMSRIEKLTGIRLDNYRDRVYLALSYEIMEHFNYNGENISSVAGLK, encoded by the coding sequence ATGAAGATTCATGGAGATTTGCTTTTTTATTGGATTCACAAGAAATATCCTGCTGCATTCGCCCATCTGTCCAAAAACTATCAAGTGACCCGTCCTATGTTTCCGGATAAGATGGATAAAATACGAAATCATTTTATAGTCATGGATAAAAGCTACGGTATACAAAGTGTAGCCGTATGCGAAGGGGCAATTTTTCTTTTTTTGGGGTTTTCGGAACAGGAACTGAAGGGGAATCCTAACGAGTATATAGCGATACCGGAAGAAAGGCAGCTGACCGAAGTGTTCAACCAGGTGTTGGAGATCTTTGAAATGTTTCAAGAACTGGAGAATAATCTGGAAGACGCGGTTCATACGTATTTCAGCTATAATGCCATTTTGCACAGCTGTGATACACTGATTGATGCTCCGGTAGCACTGCTGGATACTCAGTTCCGTTATGTGGGGTATTCAAAGAGGCTGGCTTTTGAGTGTGGTTTTGAGGATAAATATGTGGGAGATAATAATTATTTACCTCTGGAAGAAATTAATCAGCTCAATGCCATGCCGGATTTCAACGGCTTACAGAATATACAAGAGGTGTTTCAATATGTATGCGTGGAAAATATGATCCATAAGAATATTTTCCATTCGGGTGAATATGTGGGACGCCTGGGAATTCCCTGGTCGAAAGATCCGGCGGTTAACAGGTATCATGCTCAGCTGCTGCTGGTCCTGGCACAGTATGTGGAAGAACTGTATGATATGTTTGGCACGTTTTGGCGAGTGAAAAAAAGTGACACACGTTTTAAGAAAGCTCTGATGCGGCTGCTGGACGGAGAAAGCCTGGACCAGGATCATTTGAACCGTTTGCTGAACAGCAGAGAGTTCGGGCTGAAGGATACATATTGTCTTATTCAGTTTACCTCCGGATTTACCGATAACGGAAAGGATACGACAGCGGCTCTGGCGGCCCGTCTGGAGGGGATATGGCCGGGAACCTGCTGCCTGTTGTACCGGTCGAAATTTATCGCTCTTGTAAATCTGACGAAATATGAAAGTACGGCGGATAATTATTTTCACCAGGATTTGGCATATTTTCTGAGGGAAAGCCTGTTACAGGCAGGAGTCAGCAGGAAGTTCCAGGATCTGTTTCTGATGAAAACGGCTTACCGGCAGACAGAGATTGCGTTGGAGGAAGGCCCACTGACTGATACCACGTACTGGTATTTCAAATTTGATGATTACGCCTATGAGCATCTGCTGCGGCGCGGGTATCAGAATTTTATGCCGGATCAGATCTGTCACCGGGCTATTGGCGTACTGATGGCTTATGATGAAGAGAATCATACACAGCTGAATCTGACGCTGAAGACCTTTATCCGGCTTCAATATAATGCGGCTGCGGCTTCTAAGGAGCTGTATATCGCCAGGAGCTCTTTCCTGAAACGGATGAGCAGAATAGAAAAGCTGACAGGAATCCGTTTGGACAATTACCGGGACAGGGTATATCTTGCCTTGTCTTATGAAATTATGGAGCATTTTAATTATAACGGTGAAAACATTTCCTCAGTTGCCGGCCTGAAGTGA
- a CDS encoding D-lyxose/D-mannose family sugar isomerase yields MKRSEINAALKEMEGCIREHRFELPPFCSFTPEEWKTKGHEYDEIRDNMLGWDITDYGLGDFKKVGFSLITLRNGNLKMDKYTKTYAEKLLYLNEKQMATMHFHWNKMEDIINRGGGNVLIRVYNSTADGRFDDTDVTVHQDGREYAVPAGTQVRLRPGESITVYPYMYHDFTVEAGTGAVLLGEVSMCNDDENDNRFYEPMGRFPEIEEDEPPYRLLCNEYPAAAGAVR; encoded by the coding sequence ATGAAAAGATCGGAGATTAACGCTGCGCTGAAGGAAATGGAAGGTTGTATCCGGGAGCACCGTTTCGAGCTTCCGCCATTCTGCTCCTTTACTCCGGAAGAGTGGAAGACAAAAGGGCATGAATATGATGAAATCCGCGATAATATGCTGGGCTGGGACATCACAGACTATGGACTGGGAGATTTTAAAAAGGTCGGATTTTCACTGATTACGCTGCGCAACGGTAATCTGAAAATGGATAAATATACAAAAACGTATGCCGAAAAGCTTTTATATCTCAATGAAAAACAGATGGCTACGATGCATTTTCACTGGAATAAGATGGAGGATATCATTAACCGCGGCGGCGGCAATGTGCTGATCCGTGTATATAACTCCACAGCTGACGGGAGGTTCGACGATACAGACGTGACGGTACACCAGGACGGCCGGGAATATGCGGTTCCTGCCGGAACCCAGGTCCGCCTGCGGCCGGGAGAGAGTATTACCGTTTATCCGTATATGTATCATGATTTTACCGTGGAAGCGGGAACGGGAGCCGTTTTGCTGGGGGAAGTATCCATGTGTAATGACGATGAAAATGATAACCGGTTCTATGAACCGATGGGCCGTTTTCCGGAAATAGAAGAGGATGAGCCGCCCTACCGGCTGCTATGCAATGAATACCCGGCCGCTGCCGGGGCAGTCCGGTGA
- a CDS encoding FGGY-family carbohydrate kinase gives MKYIMGIDLGTTGCKASLFEQSGRLAEQAYREYSSENYTGFIDCELVWEKTKEVIRECNSRRPEVQGVCITSFGESVILVDREGRPLGESVLYSAGGVDEEWRELERKIGREKIYQITGHISHPMYTVSRLLWYRVHDPELYGKTARFLFFSSYIAMRMGADCVAEDTHAARSMAYDVEHGCWSREILDAAGISIDLLPPVAAAGEVIGRVPGGLAEELGFNGKPLIIAGGQDQPCVALGMGAVKGGDAVYGLGTVECLSVVLDRYQKSGSMEESHLVCAPHVIPGKFLTYGVLYSGGNVIRELRDRLFRPRLEKSGTDIYQEMFHGIDRVENRLLVIPHLFGSGTPGMNQEEGACVLGIRPDTAPEEILQAVIEGLAFDMRINIENMERAGIPVRQIRAAGGGAKSPEAMQVRADVLGQRLYIPKDVQAGARGVFFIAAKALGWLHDYSEIPGFIKLEETCIEPRKGAADKYKRKYEAYRAVQNWMF, from the coding sequence ATGAAATATATCATGGGGATTGACCTGGGGACCACCGGGTGCAAGGCCTCGCTCTTTGAACAGTCAGGACGGCTGGCAGAACAGGCATACCGGGAATATTCTTCAGAAAACTATACAGGTTTCATAGACTGTGAGCTGGTATGGGAGAAAACGAAAGAGGTCATACGGGAATGCAATAGCCGGCGCCCGGAAGTACAGGGAGTCTGTATCACCTCCTTTGGGGAATCGGTAATCCTGGTGGACCGGGAGGGACGTCCTCTGGGAGAAAGTGTATTGTACAGCGCCGGAGGAGTGGATGAGGAATGGCGGGAACTGGAGAGAAAAATAGGCCGTGAAAAAATCTATCAGATTACAGGCCATATTTCTCATCCTATGTATACCGTCAGCCGCCTGCTCTGGTATAGGGTCCATGATCCTGAACTCTATGGAAAAACAGCCCGATTCCTGTTTTTCTCATCTTATATTGCCATGCGTATGGGAGCAGACTGCGTGGCAGAAGATACACACGCAGCCAGATCCATGGCTTATGATGTGGAGCATGGCTGCTGGAGCCGGGAGATTCTGGATGCGGCAGGGATTTCCATAGATCTGCTGCCCCCGGTCGCCGCGGCAGGGGAAGTGATCGGCCGGGTTCCCGGCGGGCTGGCTGAAGAGCTGGGATTTAATGGAAAACCTCTGATTATTGCAGGCGGCCAGGACCAGCCCTGTGTTGCGCTGGGAATGGGTGCGGTAAAAGGCGGCGACGCAGTCTATGGTCTGGGAACTGTGGAATGTCTCAGCGTTGTTCTGGACCGGTACCAGAAGTCAGGTTCAATGGAGGAGAGCCATCTCGTCTGTGCGCCCCATGTGATTCCCGGAAAATTCCTTACTTATGGAGTCCTGTACTCCGGCGGGAATGTGATCAGAGAGCTGAGAGACAGGCTTTTCCGCCCCCGCCTGGAAAAAAGCGGAACGGATATCTATCAGGAAATGTTTCACGGGATAGACCGGGTGGAGAACCGTCTGCTGGTCATTCCTCATCTGTTTGGTTCCGGTACGCCTGGAATGAATCAGGAGGAAGGGGCATGCGTTCTGGGGATACGCCCGGACACGGCGCCTGAGGAGATTCTGCAGGCTGTGATTGAGGGGCTGGCCTTCGATATGAGGATCAATATTGAGAATATGGAACGGGCAGGTATCCCCGTCCGGCAGATCCGTGCTGCCGGGGGTGGGGCGAAATCACCGGAGGCTATGCAGGTTCGCGCAGACGTTTTGGGGCAGAGGCTGTATATCCCAAAAGACGTGCAGGCAGGCGCACGGGGAGTGTTTTTCATAGCGGCAAAGGCCCTGGGGTGGCTTCACGATTATTCAGAAATACCCGGATTTATTAAATTGGAAGAAACCTGCATAGAGCCCCGGAAGGGGGCGGCAGACAAATATAAAAGGAAATATGAGGCTTACAGGGCAGTACAAAATTGGATGTTCTAG
- a CDS encoding Rpn family recombination-promoting nuclease/putative transposase encodes MTERPNAHAVLKAHDAEVYEALAAPEVFADLFNGSLFAGTQVIRPEMLSQINEKALAGEEGLDKRRLITYRIRDSSRSCGFSEGLLQVMLGVEGQRMADYGMPVRMLMYDAIAYARQVKALSKRNRREKRLRRGAEFLSGIKKEDRLIPVLSLVFYYGEDQDWDGALSLHDMLEFPEELKAYQKYFSDYRINLVSSRTVNSGSFHTGLREVFELLKVMGDKEGLQRLLEEQREHYSRLDLERGELIACFLDIKLPAMGRGTQTGKAKGKEKVDMCTAIQELIREGEEKGERKGKRKMAENVLKELFNRGFSAEEGAAVTCLELREVQILFAQWHPGGGDSLTSAGDSMSCHEQI; translated from the coding sequence ATGACAGAGCGTCCAAACGCACATGCAGTCCTGAAAGCGCATGATGCGGAAGTGTATGAAGCGTTAGCGGCCCCTGAGGTGTTCGCTGATTTGTTCAATGGTTCCCTTTTTGCGGGAACTCAGGTAATCCGGCCGGAAATGCTGTCGCAGATCAATGAAAAGGCACTGGCAGGAGAGGAAGGGCTGGATAAGAGACGTCTTATTACCTACCGGATACGCGACAGTTCCAGAAGCTGCGGTTTTTCAGAGGGGCTATTGCAGGTGATGCTGGGGGTTGAGGGACAGAGGATGGCAGATTACGGGATGCCTGTCCGTATGCTGATGTATGACGCTATCGCCTACGCCCGTCAGGTGAAGGCCTTGTCAAAGAGAAATCGGAGAGAAAAACGGCTCCGGCGCGGTGCGGAGTTCCTTTCCGGGATAAAAAAAGAGGACAGGCTCATTCCTGTGCTTTCGCTGGTTTTTTATTACGGAGAGGATCAGGACTGGGATGGGGCTTTGAGTCTTCACGATATGCTGGAATTTCCAGAGGAATTAAAAGCATATCAGAAGTATTTTTCAGACTACCGGATCAATCTGGTCAGCAGCCGAACCGTGAACAGCGGCAGCTTCCATACGGGGCTGCGGGAAGTATTTGAACTTCTGAAGGTCATGGGAGACAAGGAAGGCCTTCAGCGGCTGCTGGAAGAACAGAGAGAACATTACAGTAGACTGGACTTGGAGAGGGGGGAATTAATTGCGTGCTTTTTGGATATTAAGCTGCCAGCTATGGGACGTGGGACACAGACAGGCAAAGCAAAGGGAAAGGAGAAGGTTGATATGTGCACTGCAATTCAGGAATTAATCCGTGAGGGTGAAGAAAAGGGTGAACGGAAGGGAAAACGTAAGATGGCCGAAAATGTGCTGAAAGAATTGTTTAACAGAGGATTTTCAGCGGAAGAGGGGGCAGCGGTCACGTGTCTGGAGCTGCGGGAGGTGCAGATTCTCTTCGCGCAATGGCATCCCGGCGGCGGAGACAGCCTCACTTCTGCCGGCGATAGTATGAGTTGTCATGAGCAGATTTAG
- a CDS encoding uroporphyrinogen decarboxylase family protein, giving the protein MNSYERVERVLNGDIPDRVPTFELMIDPKVIRGIVGSGNYMDLCDELDIDIAMSQTPSKMYREELVDEQKKIIRNEWGILRQYNDEIVPHPLHGPIETLEDAMAYQAPDPLEDFRFDYLRELVRRFKGKRFIGFHLHDGFNYSYYLTSMQDMMMDLIEEPELVHRLVDISIEHNMKLAEKALDIGADFILSGDDYGSKTSLLVSKEHFDEFFLPGLNKICQMVQDRGAYMLKHCCGNINPLIGDLAGFGIRGLHPLDEKSGINQIEVKSKYPSLTIMGGVDCDAPLTDYTEEQMEEYVKGVLQTHAPGGRYICATSNSVHSSAKPENFAAMQRAVHKYGRYLPNGELDWA; this is encoded by the coding sequence ATGAATTCATATGAAAGAGTAGAACGGGTATTGAACGGGGACATTCCGGACCGTGTACCGACCTTCGAGCTGATGATCGACCCGAAGGTGATCCGGGGGATCGTCGGAAGCGGCAACTATATGGATCTGTGCGATGAGCTGGATATTGATATCGCCATGTCCCAGACTCCTTCCAAGATGTACAGGGAAGAATTGGTGGATGAGCAGAAGAAAATTATCAGGAATGAGTGGGGAATCCTGCGTCAATATAACGATGAAATCGTGCCTCATCCACTGCACGGCCCCATAGAGACGCTGGAGGATGCCATGGCGTATCAGGCGCCGGACCCTTTGGAGGATTTCCGCTTTGATTATCTCCGGGAGCTTGTCAGAAGATTTAAAGGAAAACGTTTCATCGGCTTTCATCTCCACGACGGGTTTAATTACAGCTATTATCTGACCAGTATGCAGGATATGATGATGGATCTGATAGAAGAGCCTGAGCTGGTTCACCGTCTGGTGGATATCTCGATTGAGCATAATATGAAGCTGGCTGAAAAAGCTCTGGACATTGGGGCGGATTTCATCCTGTCCGGAGATGATTACGGTTCAAAGACCAGCCTTCTGGTATCAAAGGAACATTTTGACGAGTTTTTCCTACCTGGCCTGAATAAAATCTGTCAGATGGTTCAGGACAGAGGAGCTTATATGCTGAAGCATTGCTGCGGTAATATTAATCCGCTGATCGGGGACCTGGCAGGCTTCGGCATCCGCGGGCTGCATCCGCTGGATGAAAAGTCCGGCATCAACCAGATCGAGGTAAAGAGTAAATACCCGTCGCTGACCATCATGGGCGGCGTTGACTGTGACGCCCCTCTGACAGATTATACGGAGGAGCAGATGGAAGAATATGTGAAGGGGGTCCTTCAGACACATGCTCCGGGCGGCAGGTACATCTGCGCTACCAGCAACAGCGTCCATTCCTCTGCGAAACCGGAGAATTTTGCGGCGATGCAGCGGGCTGTACATAAATATGGCAGATATTTGCCAAACGGCGAGCTGGACTGGGCATAG
- a CDS encoding uroporphyrinogen decarboxylase family protein, whose translation MTREPYNREKEHEIIGTYPPIKGMEIGMNPGSGIAYVPETPRFYRPIPRYQNFHMLFEGKTPYWIPNNGWMFCDINEFRPRQVPDCPAHHQCLDGGGVVDYEAQGKTAIGWFNIPLEWEPLSMGATTRPGHPALTDMSNWEDVISIPDLDEIDFVEMKAMNTNYLGTDKANQLGIQLGLWERMMQLMDVSNAAMALLDEDQEDGIHRFLDKLSDFYIDYIRRVSKIGRIDSVMLHEDWGTQKGPFFSLATCRQFFVPPMKKIVDACHELGIVFEHHCCGKAETLVPAMVECGTDFWFPQASINDVDKLIETYKDEHITFSVSSPLLPKGSSEAQIREMGREFVDKYKDKGILFCQDVSISDPNHDPSLYPIFEDAVYEYSRLAYQDADS comes from the coding sequence ATGACAAGAGAACCCTATAACAGAGAAAAAGAACACGAAATCATCGGCACCTATCCGCCCATCAAGGGAATGGAGATCGGCATGAATCCAGGCAGCGGAATTGCCTATGTTCCGGAAACTCCCCGATTCTACCGCCCGATTCCACGTTATCAAAACTTTCATATGCTGTTCGAAGGGAAGACTCCCTACTGGATTCCTAATAACGGTTGGATGTTCTGTGATATTAACGAATTCCGGCCGAGACAAGTACCTGACTGCCCGGCCCACCACCAATGCCTGGACGGAGGCGGCGTGGTAGATTATGAGGCGCAGGGAAAAACAGCCATCGGCTGGTTTAATATTCCATTGGAATGGGAACCGCTGTCAATGGGGGCCACCACACGTCCGGGCCATCCCGCTTTAACTGATATGAGTAACTGGGAAGATGTGATCTCTATTCCCGATCTGGATGAAATCGACTTCGTAGAAATGAAAGCCATGAATACAAATTATTTGGGAACCGACAAAGCGAATCAGCTGGGTATCCAGCTGGGCCTGTGGGAACGAATGATGCAGCTCATGGATGTCAGCAACGCAGCCATGGCTCTGCTGGATGAGGATCAGGAAGATGGCATTCACCGTTTTCTCGACAAACTATCTGATTTTTATATTGACTATATCCGCAGAGTATCAAAAATCGGACGGATTGACAGCGTCATGCTCCATGAGGATTGGGGAACCCAGAAGGGTCCTTTCTTTTCACTGGCCACATGCCGGCAGTTCTTTGTACCGCCGATGAAAAAAATAGTGGATGCCTGCCATGAACTTGGCATTGTATTTGAACACCACTGCTGCGGAAAAGCCGAAACACTCGTGCCCGCCATGGTAGAATGCGGCACAGATTTCTGGTTCCCCCAGGCATCTATTAATGATGTGGATAAACTGATAGAAACCTATAAAGACGAGCATATTACCTTCTCGGTCAGCAGCCCCCTGCTTCCCAAAGGTTCCTCTGAAGCGCAGATCCGTGAAATGGGGCGTGAATTCGTGGATAAATATAAAGATAAGGGTATCCTGTTCTGTCAGGATGTATCTATCTCTGATCCAAACCATGATCCTTCTCTGTATCCTATTTTTGAAGATGCAGTCTATGAATACAGCAGGCTGGCTTACCAGGACGCTGATAGTTAA
- a CDS encoding aldose 1-epimerase family protein — MEIKNSFLKIEIASRGGELRSAQDSGGREYLWQGNSLYWEDRAPNLFPYIARLTNGKYRFKGREYSMEAHGFLHTSELRTVWKRETALRLTLAATEETKRQYPFEFEFFVEYRLEGRRLDICYEVHNTAGLQENKMYFGIGGHPGFQVPLDDGLRFEDYYLEFGGGGSCRRIGFSEDHFITGEEEDFPLPDNRLPLKHELFDDDAIVLRDMSDSLELASRCEGRFVKVCYPQMKYLGIWHAPHTDAPYVCIEPWSSLPSRKGIIEELETQDNLVTLEAGAVYKNNWCIEFGYR; from the coding sequence ATGGAGATTAAGAATTCTTTTCTGAAAATAGAAATTGCTTCCCGTGGCGGGGAGCTGCGCTCCGCACAGGACAGCGGGGGAAGGGAATATTTATGGCAGGGAAACAGCCTGTATTGGGAAGACAGGGCTCCTAACCTTTTTCCTTATATCGCCCGTCTGACAAACGGAAAATACCGTTTTAAGGGTAGAGAATATTCCATGGAGGCGCATGGATTTCTGCATACTTCCGAGTTAAGGACCGTATGGAAGCGGGAGACCGCCCTCCGGCTGACGCTGGCGGCTACAGAGGAGACGAAGAGACAGTATCCCTTTGAGTTTGAATTTTTTGTGGAATACAGACTGGAAGGAAGGCGGCTGGATATCTGCTACGAGGTGCATAATACGGCTGGTTTACAGGAGAACAAGATGTATTTCGGCATCGGAGGGCATCCGGGCTTTCAGGTTCCGCTGGATGACGGCCTGCGATTTGAAGATTATTATCTGGAATTCGGAGGCGGCGGTTCCTGCCGCCGGATTGGTTTTTCAGAGGATCATTTTATAACCGGCGAAGAAGAAGATTTTCCTCTGCCGGATAACCGGCTTCCGCTGAAGCATGAGTTGTTTGACGACGATGCGATCGTGCTGAGGGATATGTCTGATTCACTGGAGCTGGCCAGCCGCTGTGAAGGACGTTTTGTAAAGGTATGCTATCCGCAGATGAAATATCTGGGTATCTGGCATGCGCCGCATACGGATGCGCCTTATGTGTGCATAGAGCCGTGGAGTTCCCTGCCTTCCAGAAAAGGAATCATTGAAGAGCTGGAGACACAGGATAACCTGGTGACATTGGAAGCGGGGGCGGTCTACAAAAATAATTGGTGTATTGAATTTGGATATAGGTAA
- a CDS encoding uroporphyrinogen decarboxylase family protein, whose translation MTSRERIQAVLNHEMPDRLPIDFGAHRSSGMGAAGYNRLKKYLGHSTETTKLYDIMQQLAYPEAFMIDRFGGDIVQVMQLKPSFGVRCDRWKCGELPCGDLSMVPYEFHPVVNQDGDYELRNEAGVCIAKRPKDGIYYDNMNYFLKDVDTLEELKEKMVLPVITEEELDFLEVQAKELYYNTDKALLLHVGCAVFEEGQQEFGFENFYYNLAAEKEMIHYWADHMTDAYCVMLDRILDRVGKYIDVAMFGGDDLGTQQAAQISEEMYREMIKPYHKKIYQFVRKKDPTVKVGLHCCGAIKKLLPDLIDAGVQVLNPIQISAKGMDPKELKERFGKDLVFWGGGADMQGFVNRTEDLQEIYRHVRELLDIFAPEGNYIFAPVHNILDNVSPEKVVTIYQAALDYRKEQEERESV comes from the coding sequence ATGACTTCAAGAGAGAGAATACAGGCAGTATTAAACCACGAAATGCCCGACCGGCTGCCCATCGACTTCGGGGCGCACCGTTCCAGCGGGATGGGGGCGGCAGGCTACAACCGTCTGAAAAAGTATCTGGGACATTCCACAGAGACCACTAAGCTGTATGATATCATGCAGCAGCTGGCTTATCCGGAGGCGTTCATGATTGACCGTTTTGGAGGAGATATTGTGCAGGTGATGCAGCTGAAGCCATCCTTCGGCGTGCGCTGCGACCGCTGGAAATGCGGCGAACTTCCCTGCGGAGACCTGTCTATGGTTCCCTATGAATTTCATCCGGTAGTAAATCAAGACGGCGATTATGAGCTCAGGAATGAAGCGGGTGTCTGCATCGCGAAGCGGCCTAAGGATGGTATATACTATGACAATATGAATTACTTCCTGAAGGATGTAGACACCCTCGAAGAATTAAAAGAAAAGATGGTTCTTCCGGTGATCACCGAGGAAGAGCTGGATTTTCTTGAGGTGCAGGCGAAGGAACTGTATTACAATACAGACAAGGCCCTGCTGCTGCATGTGGGCTGCGCCGTATTTGAGGAAGGGCAGCAAGAGTTTGGATTTGAGAATTTCTATTATAATCTGGCGGCTGAAAAAGAGATGATCCACTATTGGGCGGATCACATGACAGACGCATATTGCGTGATGCTGGACAGGATTCTTGACCGGGTTGGAAAGTATATTGACGTGGCAATGTTCGGCGGAGATGATCTGGGGACCCAGCAGGCGGCTCAGATCTCCGAGGAAATGTACCGCGAAATGATTAAGCCCTATCATAAGAAAATCTATCAGTTTGTCCGGAAGAAAGATCCCACGGTCAAGGTGGGGCTTCATTGCTGCGGAGCAATCAAGAAGCTGCTTCCGGATCTGATTGATGCCGGCGTCCAGGTGTTGAATCCCATCCAGATCTCAGCGAAAGGGATGGACCCGAAAGAGCTGAAAGAGCGTTTTGGAAAGGATCTGGTCTTCTGGGGAGGCGGCGCGGATATGCAGGGATTTGTGAACCGCACGGAGGATCTGCAGGAAATTTACAGACATGTGCGTGAGCTGCTGGACATTTTTGCGCCGGAGGGAAATTACATTTTTGCGCCGGTACACAATATTTTGGATAATGTGTCTCCGGAAAAAGTGGTCACGATCTACCAGGCGGCGCTGGATTACCGGAAGGAACAGGAAGAGAGGGAGTCGGTATGA